The DNA segment AGTCACTGCACCAGGACCTTGCTTATCAATAGTCAACGTCGCTTCGTCTTGTTCAAACAGTTTGATAGACAAACCTTTCAAATTCAGAAGAAGCTCAACGATGTCTTGTTGCAAGCCTTCGAGTGTGCTGTACTCATGCTCTACACCTTCGATCTCTGCTTCAACCACGGCTGCGCCAGTGAGTGAAGAGAGAAGAATACGGCGTAAAGCATTTCCCAGCGTGTGGCCAAAGCCACGCTCAAGCGGCTCTAGAATTACTTTTGCCGAGGTTCCAGACACCGCATCGACTTTAATCGCATGTGGGGTTAGAAACTCATTTGCAGTGCTCATCATTTGCCACCTCGATGGATTATTTCGAATACAATTCGACGATCAAGCTTTCGTTGATTTCAGCTGGCAAGTCAGAACGGTCAGGCTTAGCCTTAAATGTTCCTTCCATTTTGCTGTGATCAACATCAATCCAACTTGGAATACCACGTTGTGTACCTAGCTCAATCGCACTTTTAATACGGAGTTGAGATTTTGCACCTTCGTGAATAGCAATTACGTCGCCTGGTTGAACTTGAATCGAAGCAATGTTAACGCGAATCGCGTCTTCTTTGCCTGCACGTTTCAGAGTTACGCTGCGATGGCTAACCAACTGACGTGCTTCTGCACGTGTTGAACCAAAGCCCATGCGATAAACGACATTGTCCAAACGACTTTCAAGAAGTTGCAGCAGGTTTTCACCAGTTGCGCCTTTTGAACGCGCTGCTTCTTTATAGTAGTTGCTGAACTGGCGTTCAAGTACACCGTAGATACGACGAACTTTTTGCTTTTCACGCAATTGCAATGAGTAGTCAGACTGTTTCGCACGGCTTTGACCATGCTGACCAGGTGGCTTCTCTGATTTCTTTGTTTTGACATCAAAAGGTTTGACGCCTGATTTCAACTGCAAATCTGTCCCTTCGCGACGCGAGAGTTTGCATTTTGGACCAATATAACGAGCCATGAATGATTCTCCTTAAACGCGACGTTTCTTAGACGGGCGGCAGCCATTGTGAGGGATTGGCGTCACATCTGTGATGCTATTGATCTTATAACCCGCTGCGCCCAAAGCACGTACCGCAGACTCACGACCTGGACCTGGTCCTTTAACCAGAACATCCAGATTTTTTAAACCGTACTCCGAAGCTGCTTTACCAGCGACTTCAGCTGCAACCTGCGCAGCGAACGGAGTAGATTTACGCGAGCCACGGAAGCCCTGTCCACCGGAGGTGGCCCAGGCCAGTGCATTACCTTGACGATCGGTAATGGTCACAATGGTGTTATTAAAAGATGCGTGTATGTGTGCGATCCCCTCAGAGACGGTCCGGGTGACCTTCTTGCGGGCGCGAGTATCTTTAGCCATCTTTTAGCTTCCTGAAGCAATTATTTCTTGATTGGTTTACGCGGACCCTTACGAGTACGAGCATTAGTCTTGGTGCGTTGACCACGAACTGGTAAACCACGACGATGACGCAGACCACGGTAGCAGCCCAAGTCCATCAAACGTTTAATATTCATGGATATTTCGCGGCGCAAATCACCTTCAGTTGAAATATTACCAACTTCTGCGCGAATTGCATCTAACTGTACATCCGATAACTCACGAATTTTGGTGGTTGGTGCAATCCCAGTAGCTGCTAAAATCTTAGCTGCTGTGTGACGACCGATACCAAAAACATAAGTCAACGAAATGACAGCATGCTTGTTATCCGGAATATTGACACCGGCAATACGTGCCATACATCTCTCTCCAAATACTACAACTTAAGTAGTACAACATAAGCAGACAGCATAATAAACTATCCGCCCCACTGAAAAACGAGGGGCGAATAATAAACCACAATGCCTGTCAAAATCAACAGACGTTTACGATTATTTTAAAATGATTTTTAAAATTAACCTTGGCGCTGTTTGTGACGCGGCTCAGCGCTACAAATCACGCGAACCACTCCATTGCGACGGACAACTTTACAGCTACCGCACATTACTTTTACTGAAGCACGAACTTTCATGGGACACCTCTAGTAGACAACATGGGCGTAAGCATCCAAAGATTACTTACGACCACTTCCTTTCATTAACGACTGATTTTGATACTGCTGCGAAGTCATATGTGCTTGCACTTGCGCCATAAAATCCATGACGACAACCACAACAATCAACAGCGATGTTCCACCGAGATTGAATGGAATATTGAAAGCTGATTGCAAAAGCATAGGCAGCAAACAAATGACCGTGATATAAATCGCACCAATAAACGTCAATCGATTTAATATATGATCTAAATAACGTGTGGTTTGATCACCAGGACGAATCCCAGGAACGTACGCCCCACTCCGCTTCAGATTTTCTGATACTTCTTTTGGGCTAAAAACCAAAGCCGTATAGAAATAACAGAAGAAAATAATTAAACCAGCGAAAAGTACAAGGTATAGCGGTTGACCCGGTGAAAGCACCAACGCAAAGTCTTGCAAGAAACGCTGAAACATATTTGGATTAGGCGCATTACCCACCCACTGCCCCAGACTCGCGGGAAACAGGAGTAATGAACTGGCAAAAATCGCTGGGATCACACCTGCCATATTAATTTTGAGTGGCAAGTGGGTTTGCTGTGCAGCAAATACCTGTCGACCCTGTTGACGCTGTGCATAGTTAACTGGGATACGGCGCTGGGCACGTTCCATATAAACCACTGCAGCAACAACCACTAAAGCAAGAACAGCGACGATGAGTAAAGTAATCAAACTACTTTGACCCTGACGCACACCTTCAAACGCTTGAGCAATATGACTTGGTAAACCCGCGACAATACCTGCGAAAATGAGCATGGAAATACCATTACCCACACCACGTTCAGTAATTTGTTCGCCCAACCACATCATAAACATTGTCCCGGCAACCAACGAAGTGACTGCAGGAATATAAAAACTTAAACCAGTACTGAGTGTGATATGTTGGCTGATCAAACCCGCACACATCGCAATCGCCTGCACCAAGCCTAAGCCGAGTGTGCCATAGCGAGTGTATTGGCTAATCTTGCGCCGACCTGACTCACCTTCTTTCTTTAATGCTTCTAATGACGGAACAACTGTCGTCATCAACTGCACAATAATCGAAGCTGAAATGTACGGCATGATGCCCAATGCTAGAATCGACATCCGCTCAAGCGCACCACCAGAAAACATGTTAAACATGCTTAAAATGGTGTTTTTGTTTTGTTCAAACAATTGCGCCAAACGATCCGGATTGATTCCAGGCACTGGAACATGCGCGCCAAGTCGAAACACGACCAACGCGCCGAGCAAAAACATAATACGCTGCATCAGTTCACGGTAGCCCTGACGGGCTACTGGATCTTTCATGGAGGCACGAGCGGCATCAACACGGTCATTACTACGAGTGATCGGTGGCTGTGCCATGCGTATTATGCTCCTGTAGTTTCGGTAGATTCTTCAACTTTGCCACCAGCAGCAGTAATTGCTGCCAATGCGCCCTTAGTCAAAGTCACGCCTTTACCAACGGTAAAAGCACGGGTCACTTCGCCAGATAACATGATCTTTACGCGAATTTTGTCGTTACGGACAAGGTTTGCAGCTTTCAAAGTTTCGAGGGTAACAATGTCACCTTCAACTTTATTCAGCTCAGAAAGACGCACTTCAGCAACTTTCAAGCCTTTTAAGCTAGTAAAACCAAACTTAGGCAAACGACGGTATAAAGGCATTTGACCGCCTTCAAAACCGGCACGTAAGCTTGAGCCTGTACGTGAACTTTGACCTTTCACACCACGACCACCGGTCTTACCGAGGCCAGAACCGATACCACGGCCAAGGCGACGACGTGGTTTTGTCGAACCTTCAGCTGGTGATAGTTCATTTAATTTAAGAGTCATGGCATTAATCCTCGACGCGAACCATATAGTAAACTTGATTAATCATGCCACGGTTCGACGGTGTATCTAACACTTCGACAGTATGATTAATGCGACGTAAACCAAGACCTTTCAATGAAAGTTTATGGTTTTTCAAGCGATGTGCGCTTGATTTGTATTGGGTAACCTTAATGGTTTTTGGTGTAGTCATGGCTGCTTATCCTCGAATAGCTTCGACAGTTAGGCCGCGCTTAGCTGCTACTTTCTCAGGAGAAGTCATGCTCTTCAGGCCTTTAAACGTTGCGTAAACAACGTTAGTGGCATTAGTAGAACCATAGCACTTCGCCAGAACGTTTTGCACGCCAGCAACTTCAAGCACCGCACGCATTGCACCACCCGCGATTACACCAGTACCTTCAGAAGCAGGCTGCATGTAAATACGTGAGGCACCGTGTGTAGAATTGATCGGGTGTTGAAGTGTTGAGCCGTTCAGATCTACAGAGATCATGTTACGACGAGCAGCTTCAAGCGCTTTAGCGATTGCAGCTGGCACTTCACGTGCTTTACCGCGACCAAAGCCAACACGACCATTGCCATCACCAATCACAGTCAACGCTGTGAAAGAGAAAATACGACCACCTTTTACGACTTTTGCTACACGATCTACTGCAACCAGTTTCTCAGTAAAGCCGTCGTTTTGTTGTTCAACTTTTTCACGTGCCATGATTAGAACTCCAACCCGCCGCTACGTGCAGCATCAGCTAACGCTTTGATGCGGCCATGATATTTAAAACCAGAACGGTCAAATGCTACTTTAGTTACACCAGCTGCTTTAGCGCGTTCAGCAATCAGGTTGCCTACTTTGCTTGCTGCATCGATGTTACCAGTTGCGCCTGAACGCAACTCAGCATCAAGGGTAGAAGCTTGCGCCAATACCTTGCCACCGTCTGATGAAATAATTTGCGCATAGATATGACGCGGTGTGCGGTTTACGCACAGACGAGTCGCACCGTTGGCACGAATGTGTAAGCGAGTGCTCTTGGCACGACGCAAACGCGATTGTTTCTTGTCGTTCATGCTGACTCCCCTTACTTCTTCTTAGCTTCTTTACGAATGATAACTTCATCCGAGTAGCGTACGCCTTTACCTTTATAAGGCTCTGGTGGACGGAACGCGCGAATATTCGCTGCCGCTTGACCTAAAATGTGTTTATCAATAGATTTCAACACGATTTCAGTTGGCGTTGGCGTTTCAGCGGTCACACCTTCAGGCAATTGAAAGTCGATTGGATGTGAAAATCCAAGCGCCATGTTCAATACCGAACCTTTAGCTTGGGCTTTATAACCCACGCCAATCAGTTGCAGTTTACGCTCGAAACCAGCATTTACACCTTGAACCAAGTTGTTCAAGACAGAACGCGCAGTACCTGTTTGCATCCAGCCTGCTTGAGTATCTTCACGTGGAGAAACTTTCAGCACACCTTCTTCAATATTTAATTCAACCAAACTATGCAGGTTATGAGTCAGCGTACCTTTGCTGCCTTTTACTGAAACAGTTTGTCCTTGCAAAGTGACCTCAACACCTTTCGGCAGAGTCACTGGGGCTTTGGCCACACGAGACATGAGATCACCTATTACGCGACGATGGCTATCACTTCACCGCCCACACCAGCAACACGTGCGGCGCGATCAGTCATGATGCCTTGATTAGTAGAAACGATGGCAATGCCAAGGCCTTGTTTTACGCGAGGTAAATCTGATTTACCTGCATACTGGCGGAGACCAGGACGGCTAACGCGTTTAACCAGTTCAATGACTGGTTTACCTTCATAATATTTTAGGCCGATCGTTAGTGTACTTTTACCACCATCTTGCGCTTCCAGATTTGCCTCTGAGACATAGCCTTCAGCGACCAATAAATCAGCAATCGCTTTTTTCAGCTTAGAACCAGGCATAGCAACACTGGGCTTCTTTGCCATCTGGGCGTTACGAACACGCGTCAGCATGTCGGCGACGGTATCTTGCATACTCATGATTGAGTTCCTCTTAACTACCTTAAAAGCAGTATTGCCACCCGAATTGGTGGCAACTTACTTTCACATAAACAGTCCCAAAAGAGGGACTGCTATCACTGCGCTGTGCAATGCTGCTAAAAAGCAGCAGCGAATTACCAGCTAGCTTTTACAACACCTGGTACATCGCCTTGCATAACCATTTCACGCAATTTGTTACGAGCAAGCCCGAACTTACGGAAATAGCCATGTGGACGACCAGTTAGTCCGCAACGGTTACGTTGACGTACTGGTGAAGAATCACGTGGCAAAGCTTGTAACTTAGTTACAGCTTCATAACGCGCTTCATCAGTTGCATTCACATCACTAATCACAGCTTTTAATGCATCACGCTTAGTTTTGTACTTTGCAACTAATTTCGTGCGCTTATGCTCACGATTAATCATACTTTGCTTAGCCATACCAACCTCTTAACGGAAAGGGAAGCCAAAGGCGCGTAACAGAGCACGACCTTCGTCATCGGTACGAGCGGTCGTCGTGATGGTAATATCCATACCACGAATCCGATCAATTTTATCAAACTCGATTTCAGGGAATACGATTTGTTCCTTGAGACCCAATGAGTAGTTTCCACGACCATCAAATGATTTTGGTGAAAAACCGCGGAAGTCACGAATACGAGGAATTGCAACCGCAACCAAGCGATCCAAAAACTCATACATACGCTCGCCACGCAAAGTTACTTTGCAACCAATTGGCCAGCCTTCACGAATCTTGAAGCCTGCAATCGAGTTACGCGCGAGGGTTACTACAGGTTTTTGACCTGCAATTTGCACCATATCAGCAAGCGCACCGTCTAGCAGTTTTTTATCCTGTGACGCACCACCAACACCCATGTTCAAGGTAATTTTGGTAATACGAGGAATTTGCATGACATTATCAAGATTCAAATCCGCCTGGATTTTCGCTTTGAGTTCGTCATTATAAAGCGTTTTAAGTCTGGCCATTGCCTTAACCTTTTCCTTTCAAACTTTTACTTCGCTGTCGCCACTGATTCACCGTTTGATTTAAAGAAACGGGTTTTAACACCAGCTTCATCAATACGATAACCAACACGATCAGCCTTTTGAGTCGCAGCATTAAACAATGCCACGTTGGAAATATGAAGCGCAGCTTCCTGAGCAACAATAGCACCTTCGGTGCCTGCAGCTTGGTTACCTTTTTTGTGCTTCTTAACAATGTTAAGTCCTTCGACTTTCACACGGTCTTCAGAGACAGACAGAACAACGCCCTGCTTGCCTTTATCTTTACCTGCAATCAGAATTACTTGATCGCCTTTTTTAATCTTAGCCATGACTACCTCTTAAAGAACTTCGGGAGCCAGGGAAATGATTTTCATAAACTGCTCAGTACGCAATTCACGAGTCACTGGTCCAAAAATACGTGTTGCGATTGGCGCTTTGTTGTTATTCAACAAGACGGCTGCATTGTCATCAAAACGGATCGAAGATCCATCAGGACGGCGAATACCGAACTTGGTGCGAACGACAACAGCGTTCATCACGTCACCTTTTTTGACGCGACCACGAGGAATCGCTTCTTTTACGGTAACTTTAATAATGTCACCCACCGACGCGTAACGACGATGTGAGCCGCCCAGCACTTTAATGCACATGACACGGCGCGCACCGCTATTGTCTGCCACGTCGAGCATACTTTCGGTCTGAATCATTGCTCTACTCCACAACCTGACTGAAGTGATCAGTCAAATACTAATATCAATTGATTGTACACATGATAGTGAACATCGGTGAATGATTTTAAGAAGGGCGAATCCTACCTTAAAACCACCACCGATGCAATCAAAACTTAAGCCGCAGTAAAATCTTATTAAACGTTAACGTTCAACAAATTAATTCTGTCCTGCGGTCTCAACAACTTCGACCAATGTCCAAGCCTTAGTTTTGGATAGTGGACGACATTCTTTGATCGTGACAACATCGCCTGTCTTACAGACGTTGCTTTCGTCGTGCGCATGAAGCTTGGTTGAGCGACGAATCATTTTTCCATAAACTGGATGTTTGATACGACGTTCAATCAGGACAGTAATGGATTTATCCATTTTGTCGCTCACGACTTTACCGGTTACAGTGCGGGTATTCGTTGTTACTGCTTGTTCAGCTACAAGTTCAGTCATTATCCGTTCCCCTTCTCAGCTGCGAGCTTTTCAGTCAACAGCGTCTTGATACGAGCGATAGTCTTACGAGCAACTTGCACTTCGTGCGATTTGCCCAACTGACCAGTCGCTTTAGCCATACGTAAACGGAATTGGCTTAGTTGTGTCTCATCGAGTACAACTTTCAATTCGTCTACTGATTTTTCACGTAGATCTTTGATGCTCATTACATGATCGTCCGAGTTACGACGGTGGTCTTAAACGGCAACTTTGCAGCTGCTAGCTTAAACGCTTCACGCGCCAGCTCTTCGGACACACCTTCAATTTCGTAAAGAACCTTACCAGGTTTAATTTCTGCTACCCAGTATTCCACACTTCCCTTACCCTTACCCATACGAACTTCGAGTGGCTTTTGAGTAATCGGCTTGTCTGGAAATACACGGATCCAGATTTTTCCACCGCGCTTAACGCGACGGCTAATGGTACGACGTGCTGCTTCGATCTGACGGGCAGTAATACGGCCACGTGCAATAGATTTCAGCGCAATAGTACCAAATGACACCGAGCTTCCGCGATGCGCAAGACCAGTATTACGGCCTTTGTGCATCTTACGGAATTTGGTACGCTTTGGTTGCAACATGACTTATTCTCCCTTCGCTGCTGGAGCGCGATCATTACGACCACGGCCACCGTCATTGCGCGGACGACGATCATCACGACCTTCGTTACGACGGTCATTACGACCATCCGCACGACGCTTACCACGGTTTTCTTCAGCAGGCGCAGGATTCATAACTTGTTTCATGCCACCGAGAATTTCACCACGGAAGATCCAAACTTTAACACCGATGGTGCCATAAGTTGTTTCAGCGCGTTCGCTCGCATAATCGATGTCAGCACGCAAAGTATGTAGAGGTACACGACCTTCACGATACCACTCGGTACGTGCGATTTCAGCACCACCAAGACGACCTGACACTTCGACTTTGATCCCTTTCGCACCAGCGCGCATTGAGTTCTGTACAGCGCGTTTCATCGCACGACGGAACATGACGCGTTTCTCAAGCTGACTTGTGATGCTTTCAGCAACCAAGCGCGCTTCGAGATCCGGACGATCGATTTCATCGATACTAACTTGTACAGGAACACCCATCACTTTCGCGATTTCTTTCTGCAACACTTCAATATCTTCGCCTTTCTTACCAATCACAATGCCCGGACGTGCCGTGCTGATGGTAACTTTAGCAGCACCCGTTGGACGCTCGATCAGAATTTTGCTAACCATCGCGCTTTTGAGTTTCTTGAACAGAAACGCACGAACTTCCAAATCTTTTAACAGATTGTCAGCATAGTTCTTTGGACTCGCATACCAGTTCGAGTTGTGACGTTTAATCACACCAAGGCGGATACCGATTGGATGGACTTTCTGACCCATATCAAACCCCTACCTTGACAGTGATGTGGCATGTACGTTTACTGATACGATCTGCACGGCCTTTCGCACGTGGAGAGATACGTTTCAACGTAACACCTTCATCAACATAGATCGTGGCGACTTTAAGAGCATCCACATCCATACTATTGTTGTGCTCTGCATTGGCAATAGCCGATTGCAAAGCTTTTTTAACTAATACAGCAGCTTTTTTGTTGCTGTAAGTCAGAATATCTAGAGCACGTCCAACCGGCTTTCCGCGCACGAGGTCTGCGACCAAGCGAACTTTCTGTGCCGAGATGGCTGCACCGCGCAATATGGCAGTTACTTCCGTCATTTTAAGCACCTTACCGTTTGGATTTCTTGTCAACACCGTGACCACGATAGGTACGGGTTGGCGCGAATTCGCCGAGTTTGTGTCCAACCATTTGCTCGGAAACAATTACCGGCACGTGGTTGCGACCATTGTGAACTGACAGAGTCAGTCCGACCATATCGGGCAGGATCATCGAACGACGCGACCAAGTCTTGATCGGTTTGCGCGTATTGCTTGCCACAGCCGCTTCGACTTTGGCGAGCAAATGTGCATCGACGAACGGGCCTTTTTTCAGGGAACGAGGCATTGTCAGATTCCTTTACTTGACGCGACGATCGCGAACGATCATTTTGGTCGTACGTTTATTGCTGCGAGTTTTGTAACCTTTGGCTTTTTGGCCCCAAGGACTTACTGGCTGCATACCTTTGTTGCGACCTTCACCACCACCGTGCGGATGGTCTACCGGGTTCATCGCCATACCGCGAACGGTTGGACGAATACCACGCCAGCGACTAGCACCAGCTTTACCCAGTGAGCGCAGGTTGTTTTCACTATTAGAAACTTCACCTAACACTGCACGACATTCAATGTGAATCTTACGAGTTTCACCTGAACGTAAACGCACGATTGCATAGCTACCATCACGACCCAGCAACTGTACAGAAGTACCTGCTGAACGCGCAATTTGAGCACCTTTACCGATTTTCAGTTCAAGGCAATGCATGGTCGAACCGAGTGGCATATTACGCAGTGGCAAGCAGTTACCTGGACGAATCGGCGCATCATCACCAGACTGCACACTGTCACCAGCATTCAGACCTTTAGGAGCAATGATATAGCGACGTTCACCATCAGCATACTTTAGCAATGCGATATGAGCCGTACGGTTTGGATCGTATTCAATATGTTCAACAACAGCTGGAATACCGTCTTTAGTACGTTTGAAATCGATCAAACGATAAAGTTGCTTGTGTCCACCACCGATATGACGGGTAGTGATACGACCAGCACTATTACGACCACCAGTTTTCTGCTTGTTTTCTGTCAAAGGTGCGTAAGGACGACCTTTATGCAGATGAGAATGTACAACCTTCTCAACAAAGCGACGTCCTGGGGAAGTCGGTTTACATTTTACAATAGCCATAATCTCTCGTCCTTATTCCGCTGCAGTTTCGGCGGATTCGCCCAAGTCAGCCAATTGAACATCTTGACCAGCTTTCAGGGTGACGTAAGCTTTTTTGGTGTCTGAACGACGACCAATGGTTTTACCAAAGCGCTTGCTTTTGCCTTTAGTATTCAAGGTATTTACCTTTTCAACTTCGACTTGAAACAAGAGCTCAATCGCTTTTTTGATTTCAAGCTTAGTGGCAGTCGGTGCAACTTTAAACACCTGCACACCTTGCTCGCCTAAGTTCTGCGCTTTTTCAGAATAAACTGGTCCGAGCAGGACTTGATATAAACGTTCGTTGTTCATCCCAGTTCCACCTCTAGTTTCTTAGCGGCTTGAACTGACATGATGACTTTCTCAAATGCAATCAGACTAACTGGATCAACTGCTTGCGTGTCGATAACTTCAACATGCGGCAGGTTGCGTGCAGCCAGATACAGATTTTCATCGAGAGAATCAGTCACGATCAGCGCTTTAGTAGCATTTAAGCCTTGCAGTTG comes from the Aquirhabdus parva genome and includes:
- the rpsD gene encoding 30S ribosomal protein S4, whose product is MARYIGPKCKLSRREGTDLQLKSGVKPFDVKTKKSEKPPGQHGQSRAKQSDYSLQLREKQKVRRIYGVLERQFSNYYKEAARSKGATGENLLQLLESRLDNVVYRMGFGSTRAEARQLVSHRSVTLKRAGKEDAIRVNIASIQVQPGDVIAIHEGAKSQLRIKSAIELGTQRGIPSWIDVDHSKMEGTFKAKPDRSDLPAEINESLIVELYSK
- the rpsK gene encoding 30S ribosomal protein S11, with protein sequence MAKDTRARKKVTRTVSEGIAHIHASFNNTIVTITDRQGNALAWATSGGQGFRGSRKSTPFAAQVAAEVAGKAASEYGLKNLDVLVKGPGPGRESAVRALGAAGYKINSITDVTPIPHNGCRPSKKRRV
- the rpsM gene encoding 30S ribosomal protein S13 yields the protein MARIAGVNIPDNKHAVISLTYVFGIGRHTAAKILAATGIAPTTKIRELSDVQLDAIRAEVGNISTEGDLRREISMNIKRLMDLGCYRGLRHRRGLPVRGQRTKTNARTRKGPRKPIKK
- the rpmJ gene encoding 50S ribosomal protein L36, producing the protein MKVRASVKVMCGSCKVVRRNGVVRVICSAEPRHKQRQG
- the secY gene encoding preprotein translocase subunit SecY is translated as MKDPVARQGYRELMQRIMFLLGALVVFRLGAHVPVPGINPDRLAQLFEQNKNTILSMFNMFSGGALERMSILALGIMPYISASIIVQLMTTVVPSLEALKKEGESGRRKISQYTRYGTLGLGLVQAIAMCAGLISQHITLSTGLSFYIPAVTSLVAGTMFMMWLGEQITERGVGNGISMLIFAGIVAGLPSHIAQAFEGVRQGQSSLITLLIVAVLALVVVAAVVYMERAQRRIPVNYAQRQQGRQVFAAQQTHLPLKINMAGVIPAIFASSLLLFPASLGQWVGNAPNPNMFQRFLQDFALVLSPGQPLYLVLFAGLIIFFCYFYTALVFSPKEVSENLKRSGAYVPGIRPGDQTTRYLDHILNRLTFIGAIYITVICLLPMLLQSAFNIPFNLGGTSLLIVVVVVMDFMAQVQAHMTSQQYQNQSLMKGSGRK
- the rplO gene encoding 50S ribosomal protein L15; amino-acid sequence: MTLKLNELSPAEGSTKPRRRLGRGIGSGLGKTGGRGVKGQSSRTGSSLRAGFEGGQMPLYRRLPKFGFTSLKGLKVAEVRLSELNKVEGDIVTLETLKAANLVRNDKIRVKIMLSGEVTRAFTVGKGVTLTKGALAAITAAGGKVEESTETTGA
- the rpmD gene encoding 50S ribosomal protein L30, whose amino-acid sequence is MTTPKTIKVTQYKSSAHRLKNHKLSLKGLGLRRINHTVEVLDTPSNRGMINQVYYMVRVED
- the rpsE gene encoding 30S ribosomal protein S5, with protein sequence MAREKVEQQNDGFTEKLVAVDRVAKVVKGGRIFSFTALTVIGDGNGRVGFGRGKAREVPAAIAKALEAARRNMISVDLNGSTLQHPINSTHGASRIYMQPASEGTGVIAGGAMRAVLEVAGVQNVLAKCYGSTNATNVVYATFKGLKSMTSPEKVAAKRGLTVEAIRG
- the rplR gene encoding 50S ribosomal protein L18 yields the protein MNDKKQSRLRRAKSTRLHIRANGATRLCVNRTPRHIYAQIISSDGGKVLAQASTLDAELRSGATGNIDAASKVGNLIAERAKAAGVTKVAFDRSGFKYHGRIKALADAARSGGLEF
- the rplF gene encoding 50S ribosomal protein L6 translates to MSRVAKAPVTLPKGVEVTLQGQTVSVKGSKGTLTHNLHSLVELNIEEGVLKVSPREDTQAGWMQTGTARSVLNNLVQGVNAGFERKLQLIGVGYKAQAKGSVLNMALGFSHPIDFQLPEGVTAETPTPTEIVLKSIDKHILGQAAANIRAFRPPEPYKGKGVRYSDEVIIRKEAKKK
- the rpsH gene encoding 30S ribosomal protein S8, producing MSMQDTVADMLTRVRNAQMAKKPSVAMPGSKLKKAIADLLVAEGYVSEANLEAQDGGKSTLTIGLKYYEGKPVIELVKRVSRPGLRQYAGKSDLPRVKQGLGIAIVSTNQGIMTDRAARVAGVGGEVIAIVA
- the rpsN gene encoding 30S ribosomal protein S14, which codes for MAKQSMINREHKRTKLVAKYKTKRDALKAVISDVNATDEARYEAVTKLQALPRDSSPVRQRNRCGLTGRPHGYFRKFGLARNKLREMVMQGDVPGVVKASW
- the rplE gene encoding 50S ribosomal protein L5 codes for the protein MARLKTLYNDELKAKIQADLNLDNVMQIPRITKITLNMGVGGASQDKKLLDGALADMVQIAGQKPVVTLARNSIAGFKIREGWPIGCKVTLRGERMYEFLDRLVAVAIPRIRDFRGFSPKSFDGRGNYSLGLKEQIVFPEIEFDKIDRIRGMDITITTTARTDDEGRALLRAFGFPFR
- the rplX gene encoding 50S ribosomal protein L24 yields the protein MAKIKKGDQVILIAGKDKGKQGVVLSVSEDRVKVEGLNIVKKHKKGNQAAGTEGAIVAQEAALHISNVALFNAATQKADRVGYRIDEAGVKTRFFKSNGESVATAK
- the rplN gene encoding 50S ribosomal protein L14, which translates into the protein MIQTESMLDVADNSGARRVMCIKVLGGSHRRYASVGDIIKVTVKEAIPRGRVKKGDVMNAVVVRTKFGIRRPDGSSIRFDDNAAVLLNNNKAPIATRIFGPVTRELRTEQFMKIISLAPEVL
- the rpsQ gene encoding 30S ribosomal protein S17, which encodes MTELVAEQAVTTNTRTVTGKVVSDKMDKSITVLIERRIKHPVYGKMIRRSTKLHAHDESNVCKTGDVVTIKECRPLSKTKAWTLVEVVETAGQN
- the rpmC gene encoding 50S ribosomal protein L29, which translates into the protein MSIKDLREKSVDELKVVLDETQLSQFRLRMAKATGQLGKSHEVQVARKTIARIKTLLTEKLAAEKGNG
- the rplP gene encoding 50S ribosomal protein L16, whose protein sequence is MLQPKRTKFRKMHKGRNTGLAHRGSSVSFGTIALKSIARGRITARQIEAARRTISRRVKRGGKIWIRVFPDKPITQKPLEVRMGKGKGSVEYWVAEIKPGKVLYEIEGVSEELAREAFKLAAAKLPFKTTVVTRTIM
- the rplV gene encoding 50S ribosomal protein L22 produces the protein MTEVTAILRGAAISAQKVRLVADLVRGKPVGRALDILTYSNKKAAVLVKKALQSAIANAEHNNSMDVDALKVATIYVDEGVTLKRISPRAKGRADRISKRTCHITVKVGV
- the rpsS gene encoding 30S ribosomal protein S19; this translates as MPRSLKKGPFVDAHLLAKVEAAVASNTRKPIKTWSRRSMILPDMVGLTLSVHNGRNHVPVIVSEQMVGHKLGEFAPTRTYRGHGVDKKSKR
- the rplB gene encoding 50S ribosomal protein L2, producing the protein MAIVKCKPTSPGRRFVEKVVHSHLHKGRPYAPLTENKQKTGGRNSAGRITTRHIGGGHKQLYRLIDFKRTKDGIPAVVEHIEYDPNRTAHIALLKYADGERRYIIAPKGLNAGDSVQSGDDAPIRPGNCLPLRNMPLGSTMHCLELKIGKGAQIARSAGTSVQLLGRDGSYAIVRLRSGETRKIHIECRAVLGEVSNSENNLRSLGKAGASRWRGIRPTVRGMAMNPVDHPHGGGEGRNKGMQPVSPWGQKAKGYKTRSNKRTTKMIVRDRRVK